In Candidatus Roseilinea sp., one DNA window encodes the following:
- a CDS encoding DNA-binding response regulator: MSARVLIVDDDRQIVRLLQAYFERAGMIVFTAFDGEEAMHVIRRERPDCVVLDLMMPKRSGWDVTRLVRGDEHLAATPILMLTARVEDTDKLVGLELGADDYITKPFNPQEVVARVRAILRRTRWSAQTPQAVYQVGGLRLNDHEHTVSLDGRLLDLTPTEFALLRAMMANPNYAFTRGELIERALGYDYEGLERTIDSHIKNLRRKIEPDPANPTYIETVVGVGYRLRAAPNGANGEPDARGIGAPL, translated from the coding sequence ATGTCTGCGCGCGTGCTTATCGTGGATGACGATCGGCAGATCGTCCGGCTGTTGCAGGCTTACTTCGAGCGCGCCGGCATGATCGTCTTCACGGCTTTTGATGGCGAGGAAGCGATGCACGTCATCCGGCGCGAACGGCCGGACTGCGTGGTGCTCGACCTGATGATGCCCAAGCGCAGCGGCTGGGACGTGACGCGGCTGGTGCGCGGCGATGAGCATCTCGCCGCCACGCCCATCCTGATGCTGACGGCGCGCGTCGAAGACACCGACAAGCTGGTCGGCCTGGAGCTGGGCGCGGATGACTACATCACCAAGCCGTTCAACCCGCAGGAAGTGGTCGCGCGTGTGCGGGCGATTCTGCGCCGGACGCGGTGGAGCGCGCAGACGCCGCAGGCGGTCTATCAGGTTGGCGGCCTGCGGTTGAACGATCACGAACATACCGTCTCGCTCGACGGCCGGCTGCTCGATCTCACCCCAACCGAGTTCGCGCTGCTGCGCGCGATGATGGCCAACCCGAACTATGCCTTTACGCGCGGCGAGCTGATCGAGCGCGCGCTGGGCTACGACTATGAGGGTCTGGAGCGCACGATAGACAGCCACATCAAGAACCTGCGCCGCAAGATCGAGCCTGATCCGGCCAACCCGACCTACATCGAGACGGTGGTCGGGGTAGGGTATCGTCTGCGCGCCGCGCCGAACGGTGCAAACGGTGAGCCGGACGCGCGCGGCATTGGAGCGCCCCTGTGA
- a CDS encoding geranylgeranyl diphosphate reductase, whose translation MPRVLVVGSSVGGSTAANTLRELGVETILLERDLNYVKPCGGAVPPRAFSDWDLPHDLIDRKVTIAVVCSPKHYSEFPVLSSQPAPETDFIAMVRREKFDRYIRDRAVHKGAELIEGKLEHVEFGPRGIRATYEDKRNKTHVIEADAVIGADGAYSTVAKSLGLERLPMAVAYQERIRLPAHAMEYWEKRAALYLGDDVSPDLYAWVFPKYDHVAAGIGAGAGKTKEARQLLANLKHKLRDQLGEGLSVKFEAHHLPMHPRKHLSYDRAALVGDAAGLVQQTSGEGIYWAMKSGEMAARAIVKHLDAPTAANLRQDYDKPWWKAYRPTYLFLAFLQRISYNSDLQREIFAKMCDDPDVQRLTFDGYLTKHIEPAPWTVQMRITKHWLSTAAHEWAQSLKERASASK comes from the coding sequence ATGCCGAGAGTGCTGGTGGTCGGTTCGTCGGTGGGCGGCAGCACTGCCGCAAACACGCTGCGTGAGTTGGGCGTCGAGACGATTCTGCTCGAGCGCGACCTGAACTACGTCAAGCCATGCGGCGGCGCAGTGCCACCGCGCGCGTTTAGCGACTGGGATTTGCCGCATGACCTGATTGACCGCAAGGTGACAATTGCCGTCGTGTGCTCGCCCAAACACTACAGCGAGTTCCCCGTCCTCAGCAGCCAGCCGGCGCCGGAGACGGACTTCATTGCCATGGTGCGCCGTGAGAAGTTCGACCGCTACATCCGCGACCGCGCCGTGCACAAGGGCGCCGAGCTGATCGAGGGCAAGCTCGAGCACGTCGAGTTCGGGCCGCGCGGCATCCGGGCGACCTACGAGGACAAACGCAACAAGACGCACGTCATCGAGGCCGACGCCGTGATCGGCGCAGACGGCGCCTATTCCACCGTCGCTAAGTCGCTGGGGCTGGAGCGGCTGCCCATGGCCGTCGCGTATCAGGAGCGCATCCGGCTGCCGGCCCATGCGATGGAATACTGGGAGAAACGCGCGGCGCTCTACCTGGGCGACGACGTATCCCCCGACCTCTATGCCTGGGTCTTCCCCAAGTATGACCACGTGGCCGCCGGCATCGGCGCAGGCGCCGGCAAGACGAAAGAGGCGCGCCAGTTGCTGGCCAACCTCAAGCACAAGCTGCGCGACCAATTAGGCGAAGGGCTGAGCGTGAAGTTCGAGGCGCATCACCTGCCGATGCACCCGCGCAAGCATCTCTCGTACGACCGCGCCGCGCTGGTGGGCGACGCCGCCGGCCTGGTGCAGCAGACCAGCGGCGAAGGTATCTACTGGGCGATGAAGAGCGGCGAAATGGCCGCGCGCGCCATCGTCAAACATCTGGACGCGCCGACCGCCGCCAACCTCCGACAGGACTACGACAAGCCGTGGTGGAAGGCGTATCGCCCGACCTACCTCTTCCTCGCCTTCCTGCAACGCATCAGCTACAACAGCGACCTGCAGCGCGAGATCTTCGCCAAGATGTGCGATGACCCCGACGTGCAGCGCCTGACCTTCGACGGCTACCTGACCAAGCACATCGAGCCGGCACCGTGGACGGTGCAGATGCGCATCACCAAACACTGGCTGAGCACGGCGGCGCACGAGTGGGCGCAGTCGCTGAAAGAAAGGGCCAGCGCATCAAAATAG
- a CDS encoding FAD-binding monooxygenase, translating to MNESNRPYSRAVVVGASMGGLLAARALADHFEQVTIVERDRLPAAAQHRKGVPQSKHTHALLSKGRDTLEALLPGLTDDLIRGGATTAGLDEGQLVYNGYRMPKTGSEMRSVLVSRPMLEAAVRARVLALPNVRVIDNADALGSFGDAGHGGVKGLHVMRRAPDSAAERLDADLVVDAGGRGSRAPQWLEQMGYPIPRVETVRIDGGYASRLYRWTPDMPKFVNITPARGCARIGALFAQEDNTFIVTLAGYFGNCAPTDNDGFLDFAKSLAAPDIFEVLRRAEPLTDAVPARFPGSVRRRYDRLARLPAGFITFGDAICSFNPVYGQGMTVAALEAIALGQCVREGLDGLPARFYKCVAKIVETPWRTAVNNDLRHPRTQGKRTPVNRFLNWYIEKLHRVASHDPQLLIAFQKVTNMIAPPQSLLTPGVVWRVLKGNVMRPDDRSEVRRFGDALGQAGRPKP from the coding sequence ATGAACGAGTCGAACAGACCTTACTCACGCGCCGTCGTCGTCGGCGCGAGCATGGGCGGGTTGCTGGCCGCCCGCGCCCTGGCCGATCATTTCGAACAGGTTACCATCGTCGAGCGCGACAGGCTGCCTGCCGCTGCGCAGCATCGCAAAGGGGTGCCGCAGAGCAAACACACGCACGCCTTGTTGTCCAAAGGCCGCGATACGCTGGAGGCGCTGCTCCCTGGCTTGACCGATGATCTGATCCGCGGTGGCGCGACGACCGCTGGTCTGGATGAGGGTCAATTGGTCTATAACGGCTACCGCATGCCCAAAACCGGCAGTGAGATGCGCTCCGTTCTCGTCAGCCGCCCGATGCTCGAGGCCGCCGTACGGGCGCGGGTGTTGGCGCTGCCGAACGTGCGCGTCATTGACAACGCCGATGCCCTGGGCTCGTTCGGCGATGCCGGCCATGGCGGTGTGAAAGGCCTGCACGTGATGCGTCGCGCACCAGACAGCGCCGCCGAACGGCTCGACGCCGATCTGGTGGTGGACGCGGGCGGGCGCGGTTCGCGCGCACCGCAATGGCTGGAGCAGATGGGCTATCCGATCCCGCGCGTGGAGACCGTGCGCATTGACGGCGGTTACGCCTCGCGGCTGTATCGCTGGACGCCAGACATGCCGAAGTTCGTGAACATCACGCCGGCGCGCGGGTGTGCCCGCATCGGCGCATTGTTCGCGCAGGAGGACAACACGTTCATCGTGACCCTGGCCGGCTACTTTGGCAATTGCGCGCCGACCGACAACGACGGCTTCCTCGACTTTGCAAAGTCGCTGGCCGCCCCCGACATTTTTGAGGTGCTCCGCCGAGCCGAGCCGCTGACCGATGCCGTGCCGGCCCGCTTCCCCGGCAGTGTGCGCCGCCGCTACGATCGGCTGGCGCGCTTGCCTGCAGGCTTCATCACGTTTGGCGACGCCATCTGCAGCTTCAATCCGGTCTACGGCCAGGGCATGACGGTGGCCGCGCTGGAAGCGATCGCGCTCGGCCAGTGCGTGCGTGAAGGCCTGGATGGCCTGCCGGCGCGTTTCTACAAATGTGTCGCAAAGATCGTCGAGACGCCGTGGCGCACGGCCGTCAACAACGACTTGCGCCATCCGCGTACGCAAGGCAAGCGCACCCCGGTGAACCGCTTCCTCAACTGGTATATCGAGAAGCTCCACCGCGTCGCCAGCCACGACCCGCAACTCTTGATCGCGTTTCAGAAGGTGACGAACATGATCGCGCCGCCGCAGTCGTTGCTGACGCCCGGCGTTGTCTGGCGGGTGTTGAAGGGGAATGTGATGCGCCCCGACGATCGGAGCGAGGTTAGGCGATTCGGCGATGCGCTCGGTCAAGCCGGACGACCAAAACCGTGA
- the bchG gene encoding bacteriochlorophyll synthase 34 kDa chain → MNSNLQVAGGRPASQPLPFFKVMLTLMEPYTWFAPAWAFVVGCIASHRIYFDLGGDIWQSVLSVGKIAIGTLMAGPLLVGFSQVWNDWCDRDVDAINQPERLIPSGKATRQQVFAIIFILGVAAMAIALFLGPPVALVAVVGIVIALAYSAEPIRLKKNGWLGNLAIGLTYETCAWIAGHLTFDPQLQSAGASQSMILALIYGLGVTGTMIINDFKSVAGDRQMGIRSIPAMYGESTAAKIGVVIINVAQLVAIGLQVLWGNTIAAGVCFLLLLAQLRIQAQLVREPTQPMAVRYNIVGIPPYTWAMLVAAIGLG, encoded by the coding sequence ATGAACAGCAATCTTCAAGTCGCCGGCGGACGGCCGGCAAGTCAACCGTTGCCCTTCTTCAAAGTCATGCTCACGCTGATGGAACCCTACACGTGGTTCGCACCGGCGTGGGCGTTCGTGGTCGGCTGCATCGCCAGCCACCGCATCTACTTCGATCTCGGCGGCGACATCTGGCAGAGCGTCCTCAGCGTCGGCAAGATCGCCATCGGCACGCTGATGGCCGGGCCGTTGCTCGTGGGGTTCTCCCAGGTGTGGAACGACTGGTGCGACCGCGACGTGGACGCCATCAACCAGCCGGAGCGGCTGATCCCGTCGGGCAAGGCCACCCGCCAACAGGTGTTTGCAATCATCTTTATCTTGGGCGTGGCCGCTATGGCCATTGCGCTGTTTCTCGGCCCGCCCGTGGCGCTGGTCGCCGTCGTCGGCATCGTGATCGCGCTGGCCTACTCGGCCGAGCCGATCCGGCTGAAGAAGAACGGCTGGCTGGGCAACCTGGCCATCGGCCTGACCTACGAGACGTGCGCTTGGATCGCCGGCCATCTCACGTTCGACCCGCAGTTGCAATCCGCCGGCGCGTCGCAGAGCATGATCCTGGCGCTGATCTACGGCTTGGGCGTGACCGGCACGATGATCATCAACGACTTCAAGAGCGTGGCCGGCGACCGGCAGATGGGCATCCGTTCGATTCCGGCGATGTACGGCGAATCTACCGCCGCGAAGATCGGCGTCGTCATCATCAACGTCGCCCAGCTCGTCGCCATCGGCCTACAGGTGCTGTGGGGCAACACAATCGCCGCCGGGGTATGCTTCCTGCTGCTGCTGGCGCAGTTGCGTATCCAGGCGCAGTTGGTGCGCGAGCCGACGCAGCCGATGGCCGTGCGCTACAACATCGTCGGCATTCCGCCTTACACCTGGGCAATGCTCGTCGCGGCGATCGGGCTGGGGTGA
- a CDS encoding alanine racemase: MIRLLDLIEATGGRLLGDAPGARAFAGFCFDSRRARPGELFVALRTERGDGHDFIADAIRKGAAGALVEAGRLAAREPFAPDDAPPLIVVPDTYEALTRYARYIIRRRNLPVIAITGSVGKSSTRAAIAAVLGRRFRVFQNPANFNGRLGVPIALGALEAEHEIIVLEMGADRLGEIRELCEIASPRLGIVTNVSEAHLAYFGALDETAREKRALVEVLPADGLAILNCDDPRVWAMRDFTRAQVVAVGASLCQAAPPHLHPLSCAIARAVARHYGIPECEADEALSRLPALPGRKCVLRGVNGAILVDDSFNASPASMRDAVAWAAGDLPARVGAHPRGCRFLVFGDMDHLGEHSARLHREIGALVAQRAADGRIRLITLGEQAYHLAEGAREAGMDPASVVVTYLARDAIAYIRDHARAGDLVLVKGDVSARMERIVAELLADRADLARLPRQEPGWESVRVAMPSRPTWLEVDLDAIAHNARAVKAVVGEDVALMAVLKADGYGHGAVKVARTALNNGASACAVASLNEAAALRNAGIDAPILILGFTPPWHAREALLRDVALTVYDLDVARAYSRAARELGRVARLHVEVDTGMSRLGVLPDAAADFIRAVADLPSVKLEGIFTHFSCADCDPAYTQLQLTRFRQVLDALGAQMSPDLYIHAANSAAALAYPEARFNLVRIGLALYGLNPFFPAPLQPASLLLRPALSWKTTIAQVKRLPPGTPVSYGKRFVCERETTIAVIPVGYADGFRRAPDTFGEVLVRGRRAPIVGAVCMDQAMIDVSHIPGVRLGDEVVLIGRQGDQRITAEDVATRLGTISYEVISAILARVPRVS; encoded by the coding sequence TTGATTCGCCTTCTCGATCTGATCGAAGCGACGGGCGGCCGTCTGCTCGGTGATGCGCCCGGTGCGCGCGCATTCGCCGGCTTCTGCTTCGACTCGCGCCGCGCTCGGCCCGGCGAGCTGTTCGTCGCGCTCCGAACCGAACGCGGCGATGGGCATGACTTCATCGCCGACGCCATTCGCAAGGGCGCAGCCGGGGCGCTGGTCGAAGCAGGGCGTCTCGCGGCGCGTGAGCCGTTCGCGCCCGACGATGCGCCGCCCCTGATCGTCGTGCCCGATACCTACGAGGCGCTGACACGCTACGCGCGCTACATCATTCGTCGGCGCAACCTCCCCGTCATCGCTATCACCGGCAGCGTGGGCAAGAGCAGCACGCGCGCCGCCATCGCTGCCGTGCTCGGTCGCCGCTTCCGCGTCTTCCAAAATCCGGCCAACTTCAACGGCCGGCTGGGCGTGCCGATCGCGCTCGGCGCGCTGGAAGCGGAGCACGAGATCATCGTGCTGGAGATGGGCGCCGACCGGCTGGGCGAGATCCGCGAGCTGTGCGAAATTGCTTCGCCGCGCCTCGGCATCGTCACCAACGTGAGCGAGGCGCATCTGGCCTACTTCGGCGCACTCGACGAAACCGCGCGCGAGAAGCGCGCGCTGGTCGAGGTGCTGCCGGCCGACGGCCTGGCCATCCTGAACTGCGACGACCCGCGCGTTTGGGCGATGCGCGACTTTACCCGCGCCCAAGTGGTTGCCGTCGGAGCGTCGCTTTGTCAGGCAGCCCCCCCGCATCTGCATCCGTTGTCGTGCGCCATCGCTCGCGCCGTGGCGCGGCACTACGGCATCCCGGAATGCGAGGCGGACGAGGCGCTCTCGCGCCTGCCGGCGCTGCCCGGCCGCAAGTGTGTCCTGCGCGGCGTGAACGGCGCGATCCTGGTGGACGATTCGTTCAACGCCTCGCCGGCCTCGATGCGCGACGCCGTGGCATGGGCAGCCGGCGACCTGCCGGCGCGCGTCGGCGCGCATCCGCGCGGATGCCGCTTTTTGGTGTTCGGCGACATGGACCATCTCGGCGAACACAGCGCGCGCCTGCACCGCGAGATCGGCGCGCTCGTAGCGCAGCGCGCCGCCGATGGGCGCATCAGGCTGATCACCCTAGGCGAACAGGCGTATCATCTCGCCGAGGGCGCGCGCGAAGCGGGGATGGACCCAGCCTCCGTCGTCGTCACCTACCTGGCGCGGGATGCGATCGCTTACATCCGCGACCACGCGCGGGCCGGCGACCTGGTGCTGGTGAAGGGTGACGTGAGCGCGCGCATGGAGCGCATCGTCGCCGAGTTGCTGGCCGACCGCGCCGACCTGGCGCGGCTGCCGCGCCAAGAGCCAGGCTGGGAGTCGGTGCGCGTGGCTATGCCGTCCCGGCCGACCTGGCTAGAGGTGGACCTGGACGCGATCGCCCACAACGCGCGCGCCGTGAAGGCAGTCGTCGGCGAGGACGTGGCGCTGATGGCGGTGCTCAAAGCCGACGGCTACGGCCACGGCGCGGTGAAGGTGGCGCGTACGGCGCTGAACAACGGCGCGAGCGCGTGCGCCGTGGCCTCGCTGAACGAAGCCGCAGCGCTCCGCAACGCCGGCATAGACGCGCCCATTCTGATCCTGGGCTTTACCCCACCCTGGCACGCCCGCGAGGCGTTGCTGCGCGATGTCGCGCTCACGGTCTATGACCTGGACGTGGCGCGCGCCTACTCGCGCGCCGCCCGGGAGCTGGGCCGCGTGGCTCGCCTACACGTGGAGGTGGATACCGGCATGAGCCGCCTGGGCGTGCTGCCGGACGCCGCAGCCGACTTCATCCGCGCCGTCGCCGATTTGCCTTCAGTGAAGTTAGAGGGCATCTTCACCCACTTCAGTTGTGCCGATTGCGATCCGGCTTACACGCAGCTACAACTCACGCGCTTCCGTCAGGTGCTGGACGCGCTGGGCGCCCAGATGTCTCCTGACCTTTACATCCACGCGGCAAATTCGGCGGCTGCGTTGGCCTATCCGGAGGCGCGTTTTAACTTGGTGCGCATTGGCCTGGCGCTGTATGGCTTAAACCCGTTCTTCCCTGCGCCGCTTCAGCCGGCCAGCCTTTTGCTGCGGCCGGCGCTTTCCTGGAAGACGACCATTGCTCAGGTGAAGCGGCTGCCGCCCGGCACGCCGGTGTCGTACGGCAAGCGGTTCGTGTGTGAGCGCGAGACGACTATCGCGGTCATACCGGTGGGTTACGCCGACGGCTTTCGCCGCGCCCCTGACACATTTGGCGAGGTGCTCGTGCGCGGCCGGCGCGCACCCATCGTCGGGGCCGTGTGCATGGATCAGGCCATGATTGACGTCTCGCACATCCCCGGCGTGCGGCTGGGTGACGAGGTGGTGCTGATCGGCCGGCAGGGCGATCAGCGCATCACCGCCGAGGATGTGGCGACGCGCCTGGGCACAATTAGTTATGAGGTGATCTCGGCGATCCTGGCGCGTGTGCCGCGCGTGTCGTAA
- a CDS encoding two-component sensor histidine kinase: MNRLWVRLTLAFLLVTLLMAAFVAVAITWSASRQFRGYLAQPGVFARGGALDVLEAHYEAYGSWAGVGDSLRAVRPRLRRGAFREYRPPLLVTDAQGRIVYDEAGRQRIGQTLDPVALASAQPVVVSDAVVGYVLAGSPDFDPLGPLERRFLSDLQGSIALIALAGVGLGIVAGLFVSRSLSKPLTVVAQAAHAFAQRDWSQRVPLKATAHIAEVAEVAQAFNRMADSLQQAEAQRRNLMADVAHELRTPLTVIQGSLRALLDGVHPLQMKEIAAVYDETRLLSRLVEDVRELALAEAHQLPMAIQPVDVGAALRATAERFAAAADAQQVALSVSIPEGIPPAQADPDRLAQVLHNLVSNAFRHTPPGGQITLRAEARADGVRVSVRDTGEGIAEEDLPRVFDRFYRGDRSRSRSTGGAGLGLAIAKSLVENMGGRIGVESRHGQGSEFWFTLPRE; the protein is encoded by the coding sequence GTGAACCGCCTTTGGGTGCGCCTGACGCTGGCGTTTCTGCTGGTGACTTTGCTGATGGCTGCCTTCGTCGCCGTCGCCATCACATGGAGCGCCAGCCGGCAGTTCCGTGGTTATTTGGCGCAGCCAGGGGTTTTCGCCCGCGGCGGCGCGCTCGACGTGTTGGAGGCACACTACGAGGCGTACGGCTCATGGGCGGGGGTGGGAGATTCACTGCGCGCGGTGCGTCCTCGGCTCCGGCGTGGCGCGTTCCGTGAATACCGCCCGCCGTTGCTCGTGACCGATGCCCAGGGCCGAATCGTGTATGACGAGGCGGGACGTCAGCGCATCGGCCAGACGCTCGATCCCGTTGCGCTGGCCTCGGCGCAGCCGGTCGTGGTCAGCGACGCCGTCGTCGGCTACGTGCTTGCCGGCTCGCCAGACTTCGATCCGCTCGGCCCGTTGGAGCGGCGTTTCCTGAGCGATCTGCAAGGCTCAATCGCCCTGATCGCCCTGGCCGGCGTAGGCTTAGGGATCGTCGCGGGATTGTTCGTCAGCCGCAGCCTGTCGAAGCCGCTGACCGTGGTGGCCCAGGCGGCGCACGCCTTCGCCCAGCGCGACTGGTCGCAGCGCGTGCCGCTGAAAGCAACAGCCCATATCGCCGAGGTCGCCGAAGTGGCGCAAGCCTTCAACCGCATGGCCGATTCGCTGCAGCAGGCGGAGGCGCAACGGCGCAACCTGATGGCCGACGTGGCGCACGAGTTGCGCACGCCGCTGACGGTAATTCAAGGCTCGCTGCGCGCCTTGCTGGATGGCGTGCATCCTCTGCAGATGAAGGAAATCGCCGCCGTCTATGACGAGACGCGGTTGCTCTCGCGGTTGGTGGAGGATGTGCGCGAGCTGGCGCTGGCCGAAGCGCATCAGTTGCCGATGGCGATCCAGCCGGTGGATGTCGGCGCGGCGCTGCGTGCGACGGCTGAGCGTTTCGCGGCTGCTGCGGATGCGCAGCAGGTTGCGCTGAGCGTCTCCATCCCAGAGGGGATTCCGCCGGCCCAGGCCGACCCCGACCGGCTGGCGCAGGTGTTGCACAACCTGGTGAGCAACGCCTTCCGGCACACGCCGCCGGGCGGGCAGATCACGCTGCGCGCGGAGGCGCGGGCGGATGGCGTGCGGGTGAGCGTGCGCGACACCGGCGAGGGCATCGCCGAAGAAGACCTGCCGCGCGTCTTCGATCGCTTCTACCGCGGCGACCGGTCGCGGTCGCGCAGCACGGGCGGGGCCGGCCTCGGCCTGGCCATCGCCAAGTCGCTGGTCGAGAACATGGGCGGTCGGATCGGCGTGGAGAGCCGGCACGGGCAGGGCAGCGAGTTTTGGTTTACGCTGCCGCGCGAATAG